A section of the Lepus europaeus isolate LE1 chromosome 19, mLepTim1.pri, whole genome shotgun sequence genome encodes:
- the ZNF526 gene encoding zinc finger protein 526: protein MAEVAAEVAEMPTQMSPGTVELSALMSAELMEMTPGEALASSLFQHHQFMCSECGSLYNTLQEVLSHQEQHVLGSEEEALSTQEAGLQPELVPDTEEGPFQCGECSQLILSPGELLAHQDAHLRESASQIQYQCGDCQELFPSPELWVAHRKAQHLSTTAVEPPVPPPLSPSTPPPPPPPPPEVKMEPYECPECAALCATPEEFLEHQGTHFDSLEKEERNGLEEEEEEEEDEEDDDEEETEGEEGAGAEVTDDALGGDRSTAGQAQGCGDCPQRCTSSGARRRLRRASRGPASASHPYHCSQCQRSFSSANRLLAHGRAHVGGTHECSTCSKVFKKAASLEQHLRLHRGEARYLCVDCGRGFSTELTLVAHRRAHTANPLHRCRCGKTFSNMTKFLYHRRTHAGKSGAPPSTATASPAPAEPTPPPPPPAPAPPAQLPCPQCSKSFASASRLSRHRRTVHGPPERRHRCGICGKGFKKLVHVRNHLRTHTGERPFQCHSCGKTFASLANLSRHQLTHTGVRPYQCLDCGKRFTQSSNLQQHRRLHLRPVAFARAPRLPITGLYNKSPYYCGTCGRWFRAMAGLRLHQRVHARARMAALQPPRSPPPAPTPPPEPQQTIMCTELGETIAIIETSQPLALEDTLQLCQAALGASEASGLLQLDAAFV, encoded by the coding sequence ATGGCAGAGGTGGCAGCCGAGGTGGCCGAGATGCCAACACAGATGTCGCCAGGGACGGTGGAGCTGTCGGCACTGATGTCCGCAGAGCTGATGGAGATGACGCCCGGCGAGGCCCTCGCCTCGTCCCTCTTCCAGCACCACCAGTTCATGTGCTCCGAGTGCGGCAGCCTCTACAACACGCTGCAGGAAGTCCTCTCTCACCAGGAGCAGCACGTGCTCGGCTCCGAGGAGGAGGCGCTGAGCACCCAGGAAGCTGGCCTGCAGCCCGAGCTGGTGCCCGACACCGAGGAGGGGCCTTTCCAGTGTGGCGAGTGCAGCCAGCTCATCCTCTCCCCCGGCGAGCTCCTGGCCCACCAGGATGCCCACCTCCGGGAATCTGCGAGCCAGATCCAGTACCAGTGCGGGGACTGCCAGGAGCTGTTTCCCTCACCTGAGCTGTGGGTGGCGCATCGCAAGGCTCAGCACCTTTCTACGACAGCAGTAGAGCCACCGGTGCcacctcctctgtctccctccaccccaccgcCGCCACCCCCTCCACCACCCGAAGTCAAGATGGAGCCCTACGAGTGCCCTGAGTGTGCCGCCCTCTGTGCCACACCGGAAGAGTTCTTGGAGCATCAGGGCACCCACTTCGACTCCTTGGAGAAGGAAGAGCGCAACggcttggaggaggaggaggaggaggaggaagatgaggaagatgatgatgaggaggagacagagggggaggagggagcaggggcagaGGTCACCGATGATGCCTTGGGAGGTGACAGGTCCACAgctggccaggcccagggctgtggggatTGTCCCCAACGCTGTACCTCATCAGGGGCACGCCGGAGACTCCGACGGGCATCTCGTGGCCCAGCATCAGCCTCCCACCCCTaccactgcagccagtgccagCGCAGCTTCAGCTCAGCTAACCGGCTGCTGGCTCACGGGCGGGCCCACGTAGGCGGCACACACGAGTGTTCGACCTGCTCCAAGGTCTTCAAGAAGGCGGCCTCACTGGAGCAGCACCTGCGGCTGCACCGCGGCGAAGCCCGCTACCTGTGCGTGGACTGCGGCCGCGGCTTCAGCACAGAGCTCACGCTGGTGGCGCACCGGCGGGCCCACACTGCCAACCCATTGCACCGCTGTCGCTGTGGCAAGACATTCAGCAACATGACCAAGTTCCTCTACCACCGGCGCACTCACGCTGGCAAAAGCGGGGCTCCCCCCAGCACTGCAACAGCCTCCCCAGCTCCCGCTGAGCCCACCCCGCCTccaccgcccccagccccagccccgccagcCCAGCTGCCTTGTCCACAGTGTTCCAAGTCCTTTGCCTCAGCCTCTCGCCTCTCCCGGCACCGGCGTACGGTACATGGGCCCCCCGAGCGGCGGCACCGCTGTGGCATCTGCGGCAAGGGCTTCAAGAAGCTGGTGCACGTGCGCAACCACCTGCGGACCCACACAGGCGAGAGGCCCTTCCAGTGCCACTCGTGTGGCAAGACCTTCGCTTCTCTGGCCAACCTCAGCCGGCACCAGCTGACCCACACAGGTGTGCGGCCCTACCAGTGCCTGGACTGCGGCAAGCGCTTCACACAGAGCTCGAACCTGCAGCAGCACCGGCGGCTGCACCTGCGGCCAGTCGCCTTCGCCCGTGCTCCCCGCCTCCCCATCACCGGTCTCTACAACAAGAGCCCCTACTACTGCGGTACCTGCGGCCGCTGGTTCCGAGCCATGGCGGGCCTGCGCCTGCACCAGCGGGTGCATGCCCGAGCACGGATGGCCGCACTGCAGCCTCCCCGGTCACCACCTCCCGCCCCGACGCCGCCGCCCGAGCCCCAGCAGACCATCATGTGCACGGAGCTGGGGGAGACCATCGCCATCATTGAGACCTCCCAGCCGCTGGCACTGGAGGACACGCTGCAGCTGTGCCAGGCTGCGCTGGGGGCCAGTGAAGCCAGCGGGCTGTTGCAGCTGGACGCGGCCTTCGTGTGA
- the GSK3A gene encoding glycogen synthase kinase-3 alpha — protein MSGGGPSGGGPGGSGRARTSSFAEPGGGGGGGGGGPGGSASGPGGTSGGKASVGAMGGGVGASSSGGGPSSSGGGGSGGPGAGTSFPPPGVKLGRDSGKVTTVVATLGQGPERSQEVAYTDIKVIGNGSFGVVYQARLAETRELVAIKKVLQDKRFKNRELQIMRKLDHCNIVRLRYFFYSSGEKKDELYLNLVLEYVPETVYRVARHFTKAKLTIPIIYVKVYMYQLFRSLAYIHSQGVCHRDIKPQNLLVDPDTAVLKLCDFGSAKQLVRGEPNVSYICSRYYRAPELIFGATDYTSSIDVWSAGCVLAELLLGQPIFPGDSGVDQLVEIIKVLGTPTREQIREMNPNYTEFKFPQIKAHPWTKVFKSRTPPEAIALCSSLLEYTPSSRLSPLEACAHSFFDELRCLGTQLPNNRPLPPLFNFSPAELSIQPSLNAILIPPHLRSPAGSTPLSQSSQALTEAQTGSDWQSSEATPTLSNSS, from the exons ATGAGCGGCGGCGGGCCTTCCGGAGGCGGCCCTGGGGGCTCGGGCCGGGCGCGGACCAGCTCGTTCGCGGagccaggcggcggcggcggtggcggcggcggcggccccggggGCTCGGCCTCCGGCCCGGGCGGCACCAGCGGCGGGAAGGCGTCGGTCGGGGCCATGGGTGGGGGCGTGGGCGCCTCGAGCTCTGGGGGCGGccccagcagcagcggcggcggcggcagcggcggccccGGCGCGGGCACTAGCTTCCCGCCGCCGGGAGTGAAGCTGGGCC GTGACAGCGGGAAGGTGACCACAGTGGTGGCCACACTGGGCCAAGGCCCAGAGCgctcccaagaggtggcttacaCAGACATCAAAGTGATTGGCAATGGCTCTTTCGGGGTGGTGTACCAGGCACGGCTGGCAGAGACCAGGGAGCTGGTGGCTATCAAGAAGGTTCTCCAGGACAAGAGGTTCAAg aaCCGAGAGCTGCAGATTATGCGTAAGCTGGACCATTGCAATATTGTGAGGCTGAGATACTTCTTCTACTCCAGTGGGGAGAAG aAAGATGAGCTTTACCTAAATCTGGTGCTGGAATACGTGCCCGAGACAGTGTACCGGGTGGCCCGCCATTTCACCAAGGCCAAACTGACCATCCCTATCATCTATGTCAAG GTGTACATGTACCAGCTCTTCCGGAGCCTGGCCTACATCcactcccagggtgtgtgtcacCGCGACATCAAGCCGCAGAACCTGCTGGTGGACCCCGACACCGCTGTGCTCAAGCTCTGCGATTTTGGCAG TGCGAAGCAGTTGGTCCGCGGGGAGCCCAACGTGTCCTACATCTGTTCCCGCTACTACCGGGCCCCAGAGCTCATCTTCGGAGCCACCGACTACACCTCATCCATTG ATGTGTGGTCAGCTGGCTGCGTGCTGGCTGAGCTCCTCCTCGGCCAGCCCATCTTCCCTGGGGACAGCGGGGTGGACCAGCTCGTGGAGATTATCAAG GTGCTGGGAACACCAACCCGGGAACAGATCCGAGAGATGAACCCCAACTACACGGAGTTCAAGTTCCCCCAGATTAAAGCTCATCCCTGGACAaag GTGTTCAAATCTCGAACGCCGCCTGAGGCCATCGCGCTCTGCTCCAGCCTGCTGGAGTACACGCCGTCCTCACGGCTCTCCCCGCTAGAGGCCTGCGCCCACAGCTTCTTCGATGAACTGCGCTGTCTCGGAACCCAGCTCCCCAACAACCGCCCACTGCCCCCTCTCTTCAACTTCAGTCCTGCCG AACTCTCCATCCAGCCATCTCTCAATGCCATCCTCATCCCTCCTCACTTGAGGTCCCCGGCGGGCTCCACCCCTCTCTCCCAGTCCTCACAAG CTTTAACCGAGGCTCAGACCGGCTCAGACTGGCAGTCGTCCGAAGCCACACCtaccctctctaactcttcctga
- the DEDD2 gene encoding DNA-binding death effector domain-containing protein 2, with amino-acid sequence MALSGPTPAPSWEEDECLDYYGMLSLHRMFEVVGGQLTECELELLAFLLDEAPGAAGGLARARSGLELLLELERRGQCDESNLRLLGQLLRVLARHDLLPHLARKRRRPVSPERYSYGTCGSSSKRTEGSCGRRRQSSSSSESQQGQWETGSPPTKRQRRSRGRPSGGARRRRRGGPAAPQQQQQQQQQQQEPSRPSSEGKVTCDIRLRVRAEYCEHGPALEQGVASRRPQALARQLDVFGQATAVLRSRDLGSVVCDIKFSELSYLDAFWGDYLSGALLQALRGVFLTEALREAVGREAVRLLVSVDEADYEAGRRRLLLMEEEGGRRQSEAS; translated from the exons ATGGCGCTGTCCGGGCCGACCCCGGCCCCGAGCTGGGAGGAGGATGAGTGCTTAGACTACTACGGCATGCTGTCGCTTCACCGTATGTTCGAGGTGGTGGGCGGGCAACTGACCGAGTGCgagctggagctcctggccttCCTGCTGGACGAGGCCCCCGGGGCGGCCGGCGGCCTGGCCCGCGCCCGCAGCGGTCTGGAGCTGCTGTTGGAGCTGGAGCGTCGTGGGCAGTGCGACGAGAGCAACCTGCGCCTGCTGGGGCAACTCCTGCGCGTGCTGGCCCGCCATGACCTGCTGCCGCACCTGGCGCGCAAGCGGCGCCGACCAG TGTCTCCGGAGCGCTACAGCTACGGCACATGCGGCTCCTCTTCGAAGAGGACGGAGGGCAGCTGTGGTCGCCGCCGGCAGTCGAGCAGCTCTTCAGAGTCTCAGCAGGGGCAGTGGGAGACAG GCTCACCCCCGACCAAGCGGCAGCGACGGAGTAGGGGCCGGCCCAGTGGTGgtgcccggcggcggcggcgagggggccctgctgctccccagcagcagcagcagcagcagcagcagcagcaggagccttCCAGACCCAGCTCGGAAGGCAAAGTGACCTGTG ACATCCGACTCCGGGTTCGAGCAGAGTACTGCGAGCACGGGCCTGCCTTAGAGCAGGGCGTGGCGTCCCGGCGGCCCCAGGCGCTTGCGCGGCAGCTGGATGTGTTCGGGCAGGCCACCGCGGTGCTGCGCTCCAGGGACCTGGGCTCCGTGGTGTGTGACATCAAGTTCTCGGAGCTCTCGTATCTGGACGCCTTCTGGGGCGACTACCTGAGCGGTGCCCTGCTGCAGGCCCTGCGGGGCGTGTTCCTGACTGAGGCCCTGCGCGAGGCCGTGGGCCGGGAGGCTGTCCGCCTGCTGGTCAGTGTGGACGAGGCCGACTACGAGGCTGGTCGGCGCCGCCTGCTGCtgatggaggaggaagggggtcGGCGCCAGTCAGAGGCCTCCTGA